Proteins encoded in a region of the Pseudomonadota bacterium genome:
- a CDS encoding hydrogenase translates to MTLFAIILLPLAAALIAGLTPSERFRPWIIPAVSLMHIILVLRLLLASPVAPVDPHAMLALDALGSLILLVVSLLFTASAFYAVGYFRTHPTWSNRIFIVCLLIFLSAMSLATAARHLGLLWVAVEATTVISAPLIYFNRNRLSIEATWKYLLLCSVGIALAMLGLLFVAYAGLQSGGEQGLQFSGLLKSAGALSKPWLRSGFVFLLVGFGTKMGLAPLHTWKPDAYGEAPGLVGGLLAGGLTSVAFLAVMRVMQIMVAAGEGIMARQFLLALGILSLVFAAIFVIRQRDIKRMLAYSSIEHMGILAIGISVGKLAAYGAMFHVMNNALTKGALFMTAGNIHRYFGSKRMCETQGAINVLPWSASLFLAGFLAITGSPPFGPFISEFTILRGIFAEGNFALGIAFIFLLTVIFIGMSSTVMTVVLGPSMEGPPAEGPAETFMIVISPLLLMAVVLLLGLYQPEALCRLFQEAANLLEPLP, encoded by the coding sequence ATGACCCTTTTCGCCATCATCCTTCTGCCCCTGGCAGCCGCCCTTATCGCCGGGCTTACCCCGTCAGAACGGTTCCGGCCATGGATCATCCCGGCCGTATCGCTTATGCATATCATCCTGGTCCTTCGTCTGCTGCTGGCCTCGCCCGTCGCCCCGGTCGACCCTCATGCCATGCTTGCCCTGGACGCCCTCGGCAGTCTGATCCTCTTGGTGGTCAGCCTGCTTTTCACGGCATCGGCGTTCTATGCGGTGGGTTATTTCCGGACCCACCCAACCTGGAGCAACCGTATTTTCATCGTCTGCCTGCTGATCTTTCTGAGCGCCATGAGCCTTGCCACGGCGGCCCGGCATCTGGGGCTTCTATGGGTTGCCGTTGAGGCCACTACCGTGATCAGCGCGCCGCTCATTTACTTCAACCGTAACCGGTTATCCATTGAAGCCACCTGGAAATACCTGCTGCTCTGTTCGGTGGGTATTGCCCTGGCCATGCTCGGCCTGCTCTTCGTGGCCTATGCCGGCCTGCAGAGTGGCGGCGAGCAGGGGCTGCAGTTCAGTGGTTTGTTGAAATCTGCCGGAGCGCTCTCAAAGCCGTGGCTGCGATCCGGGTTTGTCTTCCTGCTGGTGGGTTTCGGCACTAAGATGGGTCTTGCGCCGCTTCATACCTGGAAACCCGACGCCTACGGTGAAGCCCCCGGTCTGGTGGGTGGACTCCTTGCCGGCGGGCTAACCTCAGTGGCATTTCTCGCGGTCATGCGCGTCATGCAGATCATGGTGGCAGCAGGGGAAGGGATCATGGCCAGGCAGTTCCTGCTGGCCCTTGGTATACTGTCTCTGGTGTTCGCGGCAATCTTCGTCATCCGTCAGCGCGACATCAAACGCATGCTCGCCTACTCCAGCATCGAGCATATGGGCATTCTCGCCATCGGCATCTCTGTCGGCAAACTTGCGGCCTACGGCGCCATGTTCCACGTCATGAACAACGCCCTCACCAAGGGGGCCCTGTTCATGACCGCGGGTAATATTCACCGTTATTTCGGCAGTAAAAGGATGTGCGAGACCCAGGGCGCCATCAACGTCCTGCCCTGGTCCGCATCGCTTTTCCTGGCTGGCTTTCTCGCAATCACCGGTTCCCCGCCGTTCGGTCCATTCATCAGTGAGTTCACCATCCTGCGCGGCATTTTCGCGGAGGGTAATTTCGCCCTTGGCATCGCCTTTATTTTTTTGCTGACCGTCATCTTTATCGGCATGAGCAGCACGGTCATGACCGTGGTCCTGGGACCCTCCATGGAAGGACCTCCTGCCGAAGGCCCGGCCGAAACATTCATGATCGTGATCAGTCCTTTGCTGCTGATGGCTGTGGTGCTGTTGCTTGGATTGTATCAGCCCGAAGCCCTGTGCCGCCTTTTTCAGGAGGCGGCCAATCTCCTGGAGCCTCTGCCATGA
- a CDS encoding hydrogenase — protein MTNITSTILMTVLLLNFLILGTSRLGTCIRVVALQGALISLLPPLIHGANIHSYLLAGGALILKGGLIPWLLFRAIRKVRIRREIEPRIGYISTLMLGALITASAFIFADRLPLLPEHLHSLFIPGAFSTLGAGFLMLITRRKAITQVLGYLIFENGIFIFGILLAEAMPLMVETGVLLDMLVAIFVMGIVMNHINSEFSSIDTEHLCLLKE, from the coding sequence ATGACCAACATAACCAGCACCATTCTCATGACCGTGCTTCTGCTTAATTTTCTGATACTCGGTACCAGTCGCCTCGGCACCTGTATCCGGGTGGTGGCCCTGCAGGGGGCGCTCATTTCCCTGTTGCCGCCCCTCATCCACGGCGCAAACATCCACTCATATCTTCTGGCCGGGGGGGCCTTGATCCTCAAGGGAGGTCTCATTCCCTGGCTGCTGTTCCGGGCGATCCGCAAGGTCAGGATCCGCCGCGAGATTGAACCCCGCATCGGCTATATCAGCACCCTGATGCTCGGCGCTCTGATCACCGCCAGCGCCTTTATTTTTGCCGACCGGCTGCCGCTTCTCCCCGAGCATCTGCATTCACTCTTCATCCCGGGGGCTTTCTCTACTCTGGGGGCTGGATTTCTCATGCTCATCACCAGGCGTAAAGCCATCACCCAGGTCCTCGGCTATCTGATTTTTGAAAACGGCATATTTATTTTTGGGATCCTTCTGGCCGAAGCCATGCCGCTCATGGTGGAAACCGGTGTGCTCCTGGACATGCTGGTCGCCATTTTCGTTATGGGAATCGTCATGAATCACATCAACAGTGAATTTTCCTCCATTGACACCGAACATCTCTGCCTGCTGAAGGAATAA
- a CDS encoding NADH-quinone oxidoreductase subunit H: MMESLAIHLLLLFGLSPLLSGIIAKTKALIAGRQGPPVTQLYLDLWKLFRKDMVISRTTTWIFRAGPVVGFTVPVLAAMLVPFGATAAPLSFPGDPILFIYLLAVARFFTILAALDTGSSFEHMGAAREATFSVLVEPTVFVAFIVLIRVSGAFSLNNMFGAVTTGWLLFSPAGFSLAIIACCLFIVLLVENCRIPFDDPNTHLELTMIHEVMILDHSGSDYGLILYGAAMKLLLSGTLILNLLLPFQGPLILDMLIFCGGIAALAVLVGLVESAMARLRLLRLPQLLIGTTLLSFFALILLLR; encoded by the coding sequence ATGATGGAATCTCTCGCCATACACCTGTTGCTCCTGTTCGGACTTTCGCCCTTACTTTCCGGCATTATTGCCAAGACCAAGGCTCTGATCGCCGGACGCCAGGGCCCACCTGTGACGCAGCTGTATCTCGATCTTTGGAAACTGTTCCGCAAAGACATGGTAATCAGCCGGACTACAACCTGGATCTTCCGGGCCGGGCCGGTGGTCGGATTCACCGTGCCGGTGCTGGCCGCCATGCTCGTTCCCTTTGGCGCCACAGCGGCGCCGCTTTCTTTTCCCGGAGATCCAATCCTGTTTATTTACCTGCTGGCAGTCGCCCGTTTTTTCACCATACTGGCCGCCTTGGATACCGGCTCGAGTTTTGAACACATGGGCGCGGCGCGTGAGGCCACTTTCTCGGTGCTGGTGGAACCGACCGTCTTCGTTGCCTTCATTGTCTTGATTCGAGTATCCGGGGCCTTCTCACTGAACAACATGTTCGGCGCTGTGACAACCGGGTGGTTGCTCTTTTCCCCGGCAGGTTTTTCCCTGGCGATTATCGCCTGCTGCCTGTTCATAGTGCTGCTCGTCGAGAATTGCCGGATCCCTTTCGACGATCCCAACACTCACCTGGAACTGACCATGATCCACGAGGTGATGATTCTGGACCACAGTGGGTCGGATTATGGCCTGATCCTTTACGGCGCTGCCATGAAACTGCTCTTGTCCGGAACCCTGATCCTTAATCTCCTGCTGCCGTTCCAAGGCCCTCTGATTTTGGATATGTTGATCTTTTGCGGAGGTATTGCGGCGCTCGCGGTTCTGGTCGGACTCGTGGAGTCGGCCATGGCCCGGCTGCGTCTGCTGCGGTTGCCCCAGTTACTCATCGGCACCACTCTCCTCTCTTTTTTCGCCCTGATCCTGCTGTTGAGGTAA